One genomic window of Blastopirellula retiformator includes the following:
- a CDS encoding transposase, producing the protein MSDLLFSAEAPPTSAYLITWTTQGTWFFSHQVRSDQTMASRGAASTSLSVAQRELVEKAIEECCQQQGWSLVAANCRSNHVHAMVSATVDPHEILSKLQTATASRLGEADKTRQAWWEQGGNVRLLQDDIGIQAAMFYIRVILQRM; encoded by the coding sequence ATGTCTGATCTACTCTTCTCCGCGGAAGCTCCGCCGACCTCCGCCTATCTGATCACTTGGACGACGCAGGGAACCTGGTTCTTCAGCCATCAGGTTCGTAGTGATCAGACGATGGCGTCACGGGGCGCGGCGTCGACTTCGCTTTCCGTCGCGCAGCGCGAGCTGGTCGAGAAAGCGATCGAAGAATGCTGCCAGCAACAAGGCTGGAGCCTGGTCGCGGCGAACTGCCGCTCGAATCACGTCCATGCCATGGTCAGCGCGACGGTCGATCCGCATGAGATCTTAAGCAAGCTGCAAACCGCCACCGCCAGCCGGCTCGGCGAAGCCGACAAGACGCGGCAAGCGTGGTGGGAACAGGGTGGCAACGTTCGCCTGTTGCAAGACGACATCGGCATCCAAGCCGCGATGTTCTACATCCGCGTGATCCTGCAGCGGATGTAA
- a CDS encoding NAD-dependent epimerase/dehydratase family protein, producing the protein MSVLVTGSTGLVGNNIVRLLLGEGRKVRVVVRPGYEDRPLEGLDVDIVHGDICERESLRPAMQGVDLVIHCAGNVHIGWTGKSSSEKVNIGGTQNVATVAREMGAKLVHVSSVDALGAGLHDQPADEENIPVQNPPIPYVVTKAAAEVEVRHQIEQGLHAVIVNPGYMLGPWDWKPSSGRMMLEVIKGKPIMAPRGGTAVCDVRDVAAGIIKAAEKGRCGANYVLAGENLTYLELWRRFADLAGNIKPICRMGPLIAIGAGVVGDILTKIAGEEGGVNSAALQMSSFYHYYSSRRAEEELGYRVRPASESIADAWEWFTAHGYVANLSLQTSPVMTEA; encoded by the coding sequence TTGTCCGTACTTGTTACCGGCTCAACGGGCCTAGTTGGTAATAACATCGTTCGGCTCCTTCTTGGCGAAGGGCGAAAAGTGCGCGTGGTCGTGCGACCCGGGTACGAGGATCGCCCTCTCGAAGGACTTGACGTCGATATCGTGCATGGCGATATTTGCGAACGAGAAAGCCTGCGCCCCGCGATGCAGGGAGTCGATCTGGTAATTCATTGCGCCGGGAACGTCCACATCGGCTGGACCGGCAAGTCGTCGTCCGAAAAGGTCAACATCGGCGGTACGCAAAACGTCGCGACGGTCGCGCGCGAGATGGGCGCCAAGCTGGTGCATGTTTCGAGCGTCGACGCTTTGGGCGCCGGGCTACACGATCAGCCGGCTGACGAAGAAAACATCCCCGTTCAGAATCCGCCGATTCCCTACGTCGTCACCAAGGCGGCCGCCGAAGTCGAAGTTCGTCATCAGATCGAGCAGGGACTCCATGCGGTGATCGTCAATCCAGGCTATATGCTGGGGCCGTGGGATTGGAAGCCGTCGAGCGGTCGCATGATGCTGGAAGTGATTAAGGGGAAACCGATCATGGCCCCGCGCGGCGGAACGGCCGTTTGCGACGTCCGCGACGTCGCCGCTGGCATCATCAAGGCCGCTGAAAAAGGACGTTGCGGCGCCAACTATGTCTTGGCGGGCGAGAACCTGACTTACCTGGAGCTGTGGCGTCGATTCGCCGACTTGGCCGGCAACATCAAACCCATTTGCCGGATGGGCCCGCTGATCGCGATCGGCGCTGGCGTAGTCGGAGACATCTTGACGAAGATCGCGGGAGAAGAAGGGGGCGTCAATTCGGCAGCGCTGCAGATGTCCAGCTTCTACCACTATTACTCCAGCCGTCGAGCCGAAGAAGAGCTGGGCTATCGAGTTCGACCTGCCAGTGAGTCGATCGCCGACGCTTGGGAATGGTTCACTGCGCACGGTTACGTCGCCAATCTGTCGCTCCAGACGTCCCCGGTCATGACCGAAGCGTAA
- a CDS encoding WD40 repeat domain-containing protein, whose product MPRLPSICRHRVGWVGLLLAATANFAVAEEPVVAPAARHQQGNAQSVAFSPDGRLVAAGFGGPVVTRDKQRVKQGRIVVWEAATGKLVHQVEAYGDVVGLQFASDGRSCLVSRVYTPGDSVDDNVSRLIPIGDGEETRLSFGRMSYLATLSPTSGQFAIVKGRDIAQVFDSLAADEMMGEVHELSIVDSYSASALAFASDGKTFAAVHGRLEPILRKDGTLALRARAIRNDVLTLFETTTWSVQDSVVNEELLDCTALAVSRDARWIATGHPGGIARVWDGRTLQKKEEMNLQAETAVLPRFAPDGKRLALLTQPSGGLTWRRSQTPSGFTFERQWNQTPCELALYEAKEFQLQRTFRLEDAAFATYHANRPRASLNPARLAFSPDGNSILVGCNGVTLLDAETGETIRQFDLPHEAP is encoded by the coding sequence ATGCCAAGACTTCCATCAATTTGCCGACATCGTGTCGGCTGGGTTGGTCTGTTGCTGGCGGCGACCGCCAACTTCGCTGTTGCAGAAGAGCCGGTCGTGGCGCCAGCGGCGCGGCACCAGCAGGGCAACGCCCAATCAGTCGCCTTTTCGCCAGACGGGCGGTTGGTCGCGGCCGGTTTTGGCGGCCCCGTTGTAACACGTGATAAGCAACGCGTGAAACAGGGGCGGATCGTCGTGTGGGAAGCGGCGACCGGCAAATTGGTTCACCAGGTCGAAGCCTATGGGGATGTCGTCGGCCTCCAGTTCGCAAGCGATGGTCGATCTTGTCTGGTTTCGCGCGTCTATACGCCCGGCGACAGCGTCGATGACAACGTCAGCCGGTTGATCCCCATTGGCGACGGGGAAGAGACGCGACTTTCTTTCGGCAGAATGTCGTATCTTGCGACCCTTTCGCCAACGAGCGGCCAGTTCGCGATCGTCAAAGGACGCGACATCGCCCAGGTGTTTGATAGCCTGGCGGCGGACGAAATGATGGGAGAGGTTCACGAGTTATCGATCGTCGATTCGTATTCGGCCAGTGCGTTGGCGTTTGCAAGCGATGGCAAGACGTTCGCCGCCGTTCATGGTCGACTCGAGCCGATCTTGCGCAAGGACGGAACGTTGGCGTTAAGAGCCCGCGCGATTCGCAATGACGTGCTGACACTGTTTGAAACGACGACCTGGTCAGTGCAAGACTCGGTGGTGAACGAAGAGCTGCTCGACTGCACGGCGCTGGCGGTCTCACGTGACGCCCGCTGGATCGCGACTGGGCATCCCGGCGGCATTGCCCGCGTCTGGGACGGCCGCACGTTGCAAAAAAAGGAGGAGATGAATCTTCAGGCGGAGACGGCGGTGCTGCCCCGGTTTGCTCCCGATGGAAAGAGGCTGGCGCTACTGACGCAGCCTTCGGGCGGGCTCACCTGGCGACGGTCGCAAACGCCCAGCGGATTTACGTTCGAGCGCCAATGGAATCAGACGCCCTGCGAACTGGCTCTCTACGAGGCCAAAGAGTTCCAACTGCAGCGGACGTTTCGCTTGGAGGATGCCGCTTTCGCTACCTATCACGCCAATCGCCCTCGCGCGTCTCTCAATCCAGCCCGTTTGGCGTTCTCGCCCGATGGAAACAGCATCTTGGTCGGCTGCAACGGCGTGACGCTGCTCGACGCCGAGACGGGCGAAACGATCCGGCAGTTTGACCTGCCGCACGAAGCGCCTTAA
- a CDS encoding macro domain-containing protein encodes MTQVQCVTGDLLDQPVEVIVNAWNRNIIPWWLLVPQGVSGAIS; translated from the coding sequence ATGACCCAGGTCCAGTGCGTCACCGGTGATCTGCTGGATCAACCGGTCGAAGTGATTGTGAACGCCTGGAATCGGAACATCATTCCGTGGTGGTTGCTGGTGCCGCAAGGCGTCTCGGGCGCCATTTCGTGA
- a CDS encoding class I SAM-dependent methyltransferase: MIIRILEEEVMDDPQEASAYDAMDHSAVNAKFVDDLCAAFSLEPTAEDDVTLDVFDVGTGTALIPIALCQKLPTARVIAIDMSTAMLNLAKANIDIDSMLDRIQLAHANAAECGFETDMFDLVISNSIVHHLEDPLPTLQEIVRVCRPGGMIFVRDLLRPESEEELAKLVETYGGANETERRLFGDSLRAALTPDEVQEMIAPLGFDPATVTATSDRHWTWAARKNA, translated from the coding sequence ATGATCATTCGCATCCTGGAAGAAGAGGTGATGGACGATCCGCAGGAAGCGTCCGCCTACGACGCGATGGATCATTCAGCCGTCAACGCGAAGTTCGTGGACGACCTGTGCGCTGCGTTCTCTCTCGAACCAACCGCCGAAGATGACGTCACGCTCGACGTCTTTGACGTGGGGACCGGCACGGCGCTCATCCCGATCGCGCTTTGTCAAAAGCTGCCGACGGCCCGCGTCATTGCGATCGACATGTCGACGGCGATGCTCAACCTGGCCAAGGCTAACATCGATATCGACAGCATGCTCGACCGCATTCAACTGGCCCACGCCAACGCCGCTGAGTGTGGTTTTGAAACGGACATGTTCGACCTGGTGATCTCCAACAGCATCGTCCACCATTTAGAAGACCCACTGCCAACGCTGCAGGAAATCGTCCGCGTCTGCCGACCAGGCGGCATGATCTTCGTTCGCGATCTGCTGCGTCCCGAAAGCGAAGAGGAACTGGCAAAGCTGGTCGAAACGTACGGCGGCGCCAATGAAACGGAACGCCGACTCTTTGGCGACTCGCTACGGGCAGCGCTCACCCCGGACGAAGTGCAGGAGATGATCGCGCCGCTTGGCTTCGATCCGGCGACGGTCACGGCGACCAGCGATCGCCACTGGACCTGGGCAGCGCGGAAGAACGCGTAG
- a CDS encoding SulP family inorganic anion transporter has translation MTKKTPTWAAAGDVNAFFGLMLDNIADLLLTIGLLATVFDFPTNFAISHMAPGTAIGVLVGDLAFFVMALALARRTGRNDVTAMPLGLDTPSTFGMVFFVLGPAFIHAQHILQLGDTEAAVYTWHIGICSIVLSGIFKVLCAFGSGWIRKFLPRAGLLGSLAAVALVLISFLPFVESLHYPVVGMTALAIILTTLVARIGLPKQIPGALAALLIAGTIYYIMNGLGILGAAKEEMPFNPHEGLLPTDWLAVFRFGWLAQMGDALNYLPVVIPFALGTVIGGIDCVESAAAVGDEYDTDRIILVEAIATLIAGLCGGVIQTTPYIGHPAYKAMGGRSAYVLATALFVGGAGVIGYFGYLYWLVPKSTVFPILVFIGLEITAQSFLATTKKHYAAVSLACVPALAALVLVFVDDAQGQYMGQAAQLTAAVEALPPDTEGLDKLKASAETIQSISQGNFFGPLGVKLQTLRMLSGGFILTSLMWASALAMIIDRRLLTAAGFFVVCGVFSLFGVIHSPLPGSPVFLPFWYDGSLGQWVWHPMPDMAAGQTPIYMLAAYLSAAAVLVAFHYCRAEDGPSTESSDDWEETT, from the coding sequence ATGACGAAAAAGACTCCCACGTGGGCCGCTGCTGGCGACGTTAACGCCTTCTTTGGCTTGATGTTAGATAACATCGCCGATCTGCTTTTAACGATTGGGCTGCTAGCAACGGTTTTTGACTTTCCTACAAACTTCGCGATCTCGCACATGGCGCCGGGAACCGCGATTGGCGTGCTGGTCGGCGACTTGGCCTTCTTCGTGATGGCCCTCGCCCTGGCCCGCAGAACCGGACGCAACGACGTTACTGCTATGCCTTTAGGGCTCGATACGCCCAGCACGTTCGGCATGGTTTTCTTTGTGCTCGGCCCTGCCTTTATCCACGCTCAGCACATTTTACAACTCGGAGATACAGAGGCCGCTGTTTATACGTGGCATATCGGGATTTGCTCGATCGTTCTCAGCGGTATCTTCAAGGTGTTGTGCGCTTTCGGGTCAGGTTGGATCCGAAAATTCCTCCCCCGTGCTGGCTTGCTAGGATCGCTAGCCGCCGTCGCGCTGGTCCTGATTAGCTTCCTGCCGTTTGTCGAATCGCTTCATTATCCGGTCGTCGGCATGACCGCCCTGGCGATCATTTTGACGACGCTAGTCGCGCGAATCGGCCTGCCGAAACAAATCCCAGGCGCACTGGCCGCGTTGCTGATCGCCGGCACGATCTATTACATCATGAACGGCCTGGGCATCCTGGGCGCCGCCAAAGAAGAGATGCCGTTCAATCCGCACGAAGGACTTCTACCGACCGATTGGCTGGCCGTCTTTCGCTTTGGTTGGCTGGCGCAGATGGGCGACGCCCTCAACTATCTGCCGGTAGTGATTCCGTTTGCCCTGGGAACGGTGATCGGCGGCATCGACTGCGTTGAAAGCGCCGCAGCCGTCGGCGACGAATACGATACCGACCGTATCATTCTGGTTGAAGCGATCGCGACCCTGATCGCGGGCCTCTGCGGCGGCGTGATTCAAACGACGCCCTATATCGGTCACCCGGCTTACAAAGCGATGGGAGGTCGCTCGGCTTACGTCTTGGCGACGGCGCTGTTTGTCGGCGGGGCCGGGGTGATTGGTTACTTCGGCTATCTCTACTGGCTGGTCCCCAAGTCGACCGTCTTTCCGATCCTGGTCTTCATCGGGCTGGAGATCACCGCGCAAAGCTTTCTCGCCACCACCAAAAAACATTACGCCGCGGTCTCGCTGGCCTGCGTGCCGGCGCTGGCGGCGCTGGTCTTGGTCTTTGTTGATGACGCTCAAGGACAATACATGGGGCAAGCCGCTCAGCTGACGGCGGCGGTCGAGGCGCTACCGCCAGACACGGAAGGGCTCGACAAGTTGAAAGCGTCGGCCGAAACGATCCAGTCGATCTCGCAGGGGAACTTTTTTGGTCCGCTCGGGGTCAAGTTGCAAACGCTGCGAATGCTCTCGGGCGGGTTCATCTTAACCAGCCTGATGTGGGCGTCGGCGCTGGCGATGATCATTGATCGACGGCTGCTAACCGCAGCCGGGTTCTTTGTCGTCTGCGGCGTTTTCTCCCTCTTCGGCGTGATCCACTCGCCGCTGCCGGGCAGTCCGGTTTTCCTACCGTTCTGGTACGATGGAAGTTTGGGCCAATGGGTCTGGCATCCGATGCCCGACATGGCGGCGGGCCAAACGCCCATCTACATGCTGGCCGCCTACTTGAGTGCGGCCGCGGTGTTGGTGGCGTTTCACTATTGCCGCGCTGAAGATGGCCCGTCGACAGAAAGCTCGGACGATTGGGAGGAGACGACATGA
- a CDS encoding RNA polymerase sigma factor: MTATLEMTQSASEFTYLEPMSDEDLILGYRETGDRELFECLVNRYERELFNYLRRYLNDAEMAEDAFQATFLQVHLKCESFEEGRRFRPWLYTIATNQAIDAQRRSKRHRMISLDRSGRDDADEIGGLVDLLVSGEPAPAAQIDDAERQTYMQEAVKQLPESLQEVVILVYYQGLKYREAADVLGIPVGTVKSRLHSAVVKLTEAWNRTYANDEKNA, encoded by the coding sequence ATGACAGCCACACTTGAAATGACGCAGAGCGCTTCGGAGTTTACCTACCTCGAACCGATGTCCGACGAAGATTTGATTCTCGGATACCGGGAAACGGGGGATCGTGAGCTTTTTGAATGCCTCGTCAATCGCTACGAGCGGGAGTTGTTCAACTACCTGCGGCGCTATCTGAACGACGCTGAAATGGCGGAAGACGCCTTTCAGGCCACCTTTTTACAGGTGCACCTGAAATGCGAGTCCTTCGAGGAAGGACGCCGATTCCGCCCCTGGCTTTACACGATCGCCACCAACCAGGCGATCGATGCCCAGCGACGTTCTAAACGGCATCGCATGATCAGCTTGGATCGCTCTGGCCGAGATGACGCGGACGAAATTGGAGGTCTAGTCGACCTGCTCGTCAGCGGCGAACCGGCCCCAGCCGCGCAGATTGACGATGCAGAGCGCCAGACGTACATGCAAGAGGCGGTCAAGCAACTGCCGGAATCGTTGCAAGAAGTCGTGATCCTGGTTTACTACCAGGGTCTGAAATACCGCGAAGCGGCCGACGTCTTGGGGATTCCGGTCGGAACTGTCAAAAGCCGACTGCATTCCGCGGTGGTCAAGCTGACCGAAGCTTGGAACCGCACTTACGCCAACGACGAAAAAAATGCGTGA
- a CDS encoding DUF1559 family PulG-like putative transporter — protein MRDNLLGYLLNALEEDEARDVEVLAERDPEIQHDLQRLRSHVRLLDDSWVDVSPPAGLAARACAFLDAPAEVAVADDPAEAVVAETPIDEKPVPRSSRAFSAMTSDSSRFTMADMLVAAGACVAAAVIFFPALASSRMLASRLQCENNLHQVGMALHDFAYQNKQQAYPAIDTDGPADFAGSFGLPLVEQGHLKSPEFLSCAANRNENSKFRLPTLKEVAQAAPEQIPGLRANFNLVYNYNLGTQHNGRVIAPKMQGRADYPVVSDIVHVGDKGKLAPKGHGVTGVNILFDDGRVEFIRLDEIPELVRQYYFNDLGKVEAGVNENDPVLGSGFTKALSSR, from the coding sequence ATGCGTGACAATCTCTTAGGTTATCTGCTGAACGCCCTCGAAGAGGACGAAGCGCGCGACGTCGAAGTGCTGGCCGAGCGCGATCCCGAAATTCAACACGATCTACAGCGACTACGTTCGCACGTCCGCCTGTTGGACGACAGTTGGGTCGATGTCTCTCCGCCCGCCGGTTTAGCCGCGCGGGCATGTGCGTTTCTTGATGCGCCTGCCGAGGTTGCGGTGGCGGATGATCCGGCCGAGGCCGTGGTCGCGGAGACGCCGATTGACGAGAAGCCGGTTCCTCGCAGCAGCCGCGCCTTCTCGGCCATGACCAGCGATTCGTCCCGATTTACGATGGCCGATATGTTGGTTGCGGCCGGTGCTTGCGTCGCCGCCGCGGTCATCTTCTTCCCGGCCTTAGCGAGTAGCCGGATGTTGGCGTCACGACTGCAGTGCGAAAACAATCTGCACCAGGTCGGCATGGCGCTACATGACTTCGCCTATCAGAACAAACAGCAGGCCTACCCGGCGATCGACACCGACGGTCCCGCCGATTTCGCCGGCTCGTTTGGCCTGCCGCTAGTCGAGCAGGGGCATTTGAAATCGCCGGAGTTTCTCAGCTGCGCCGCCAATCGAAACGAGAACAGCAAATTTCGCCTGCCGACGCTAAAAGAGGTCGCCCAAGCCGCGCCGGAACAAATTCCTGGTTTGCGGGCCAATTTCAACCTGGTCTACAACTACAACCTCGGCACGCAGCACAACGGACGCGTCATCGCGCCGAAGATGCAAGGCCGGGCCGATTACCCGGTCGTATCCGACATCGTGCATGTTGGAGACAAAGGCAAACTTGCCCCCAAAGGCCATGGGGTAACCGGGGTCAATATTCTCTTCGATGATGGCCGCGTCGAATTCATCCGCCTGGATGAGATTCCCGAACTGGTCCGTCAGTATTACTTCAACGATCTCGGCAAGGTCGAAGCCGGCGTTAACGAGAACGATCCGGTTCTCGGCAGCGGCTTTACCAAAGCTCTTTCCAGCCGTTAA
- a CDS encoding 3'-5' exonuclease: MNGNPIRYFVFDIESVADGALVSKIKYPGEGLSPPEAIARFRGELMAEKGSDFIPYTFQIPVSVAIAKVDAEFNLVDQVLLDAPQFRPPVIAENFWRGWKAYRRPTFVTFNGRSFDVPLLELAAFRFGISVPEWFQVHGKSFEQPRNRYNVDAHFDLHDVLTNYGATRFTGGLNLAANLLGKPGKMGIEGHMVQDLYDEGRLAEINDYCRCDVLDTYFVFLRTAVLLGMISLEREQELIEQTKSWLEERAPEMPVFQEYLSGWGRWENPWTDETTNAETTADESEES, encoded by the coding sequence ATGAACGGCAATCCGATTCGCTATTTCGTCTTTGATATCGAAAGCGTCGCCGATGGGGCGCTGGTCTCGAAGATCAAATACCCGGGCGAAGGACTTTCGCCCCCCGAGGCGATTGCTCGGTTTCGGGGCGAATTGATGGCCGAAAAGGGGTCCGACTTCATCCCCTATACCTTTCAGATCCCGGTCTCGGTCGCCATCGCCAAGGTCGACGCCGAGTTCAACCTGGTCGATCAGGTGCTGCTCGACGCGCCGCAGTTTCGCCCGCCGGTGATTGCCGAGAACTTCTGGCGCGGCTGGAAAGCGTATCGCCGTCCCACCTTCGTTACCTTCAACGGCCGCTCGTTTGACGTGCCGCTGCTCGAGCTGGCCGCGTTTCGCTTTGGGATCAGCGTGCCGGAGTGGTTCCAGGTGCACGGCAAGAGCTTCGAGCAGCCCCGCAACCGCTACAACGTCGACGCCCACTTTGACCTACATGACGTGCTGACCAACTACGGCGCGACCCGCTTTACCGGCGGCTTGAACCTGGCGGCCAACTTGCTCGGCAAGCCCGGCAAGATGGGGATCGAAGGGCACATGGTTCAGGACCTGTACGACGAAGGACGCCTGGCCGAGATCAACGACTACTGCCGCTGCGACGTGCTCGACACCTACTTCGTCTTCCTGCGAACGGCGGTGCTGTTGGGGATGATTTCGCTGGAGCGGGAACAAGAGCTGATCGAGCAAACCAAGTCATGGCTTGAAGAGCGGGCGCCCGAGATGCCGGTCTTCCAAGAGTATCTCTCGGGCTGGGGCCGCTGGGAAAATCCGTGGACCGATGAAACCACAAACGCAGAGACCACAGCCGACGAGTCAGAGGAGTCGTAG
- a CDS encoding di-heme oxidoredictase family protein translates to MPGLPLISLLVASAVIGAESLDLQRSDLRHPQRLAMSSNGERLLTANRNSGSVSLIDLAKREVIGEFRIGQSATALTSLPHDHYLLTDPVAHEVIEIALSDDQISIVSRCAVPPYPQRVAATDDGQTIYVTSLWPKQVTLLTKEAEQWRETKRITLPFAPRELICLPKRNQLIVADGFGGNLAALDADDLSVQAINQFPAHNIQRLHLADDGESVALAHQMLSELAYTNDNDIHWGLVMTNDIRWLMVDALTKQDSNLYEGNRMHSIGEPGVGSGDPTGIAIASTDDYAVSMGATNQVAIGKDRAYGIWRIKVGARPTDVIFSADEKLVYSADSLDDTISIIDVKKRERIDVIKLGPVRERTPAEHGERLFYRGLSLEGWMSCHSCHTDGHANGLANDNLSDGSYGAPKRILSLLGQRDTAPYGWLGEKKTFQEQIHKSVVETMRGKEVSQEQADHLAAFLQTLTVPPPIDELQGTRDDVQVAAGKALFTELSCVECHAPPTYTTPDAYDVGLHDQKGNERFNPPSLLGVGHRGPFFHDRSSETLEDVVGQQKHQLPRELSGAEQAALVAFLRSL, encoded by the coding sequence ATGCCCGGCCTCCCCCTGATTTCGTTACTTGTCGCTTCCGCTGTTATCGGCGCCGAGTCTCTCGATCTCCAGCGCTCCGACCTCCGCCATCCCCAGCGTCTGGCGATGTCGAGCAACGGCGAGCGGCTACTGACCGCCAATCGCAACAGCGGTAGCGTGTCGCTGATCGACCTGGCCAAACGCGAAGTGATCGGCGAGTTCCGTATCGGGCAAAGCGCTACCGCTCTGACCTCGCTTCCCCACGATCACTACCTGCTGACCGACCCGGTCGCCCACGAAGTGATCGAAATTGCGCTGTCGGACGATCAGATCTCGATCGTTTCCCGCTGCGCCGTCCCTCCCTATCCGCAGCGCGTCGCCGCCACCGACGATGGCCAGACAATCTACGTCACATCCCTCTGGCCGAAGCAAGTGACGCTGCTGACCAAAGAAGCGGAGCAGTGGCGCGAGACGAAACGGATCACCCTGCCGTTCGCTCCGCGCGAGCTGATCTGCCTGCCCAAGCGAAACCAGTTGATCGTCGCCGACGGTTTCGGCGGCAATCTGGCGGCGCTCGATGCCGACGATCTGTCGGTTCAAGCGATCAACCAATTCCCGGCTCACAACATCCAGCGTCTGCATCTGGCCGATGATGGCGAGAGCGTGGCGCTGGCGCACCAGATGCTCAGCGAGTTGGCTTACACCAACGACAACGATATTCACTGGGGCCTGGTGATGACCAACGACATTCGTTGGCTAATGGTCGACGCCCTGACCAAACAAGACTCGAACCTGTACGAAGGGAACCGGATGCATTCGATCGGCGAGCCGGGCGTCGGCAGCGGAGATCCGACCGGCATCGCGATCGCCTCGACCGACGACTACGCCGTTTCGATGGGCGCGACCAATCAAGTCGCCATCGGCAAAGACCGCGCTTATGGCATCTGGCGGATCAAGGTGGGCGCTCGGCCGACCGACGTGATTTTCTCGGCCGACGAGAAGCTGGTCTACTCGGCCGATTCGCTTGACGACACGATCTCGATCATCGACGTAAAAAAGCGAGAACGGATCGACGTGATCAAACTGGGGCCGGTCCGTGAGCGCACGCCGGCCGAGCATGGCGAGCGGCTCTTCTATCGCGGGCTGTCGCTGGAAGGCTGGATGTCGTGTCACAGTTGCCATACCGACGGTCACGCCAACGGCCTGGCCAACGACAATCTAAGCGACGGATCGTATGGCGCCCCGAAGCGAATCCTCTCGCTGCTCGGTCAGCGCGATACCGCCCCTTATGGATGGCTGGGCGAAAAAAAGACGTTCCAAGAGCAGATCCACAAATCAGTCGTCGAAACGATGCGGGGCAAAGAAGTCAGCCAAGAGCAAGCTGATCACTTGGCCGCCTTCCTGCAAACGCTGACCGTGCCGCCGCCGATTGATGAGCTTCAAGGAACGCGCGACGACGTCCAAGTCGCCGCCGGTAAGGCGCTGTTCACCGAACTCAGCTGCGTCGAATGCCACGCTCCCCCAACCTACACCACGCCCGACGCCTATGACGTCGGCCTGCATGATCAGAAGGGGAACGAGCGGTTCAATCCGCCGTCGCTGCTGGGCGTCGGTCATCGCGGCCCGTTCTTCCACGATCGCAGCAGCGAAACCCTGGAAGACGTCGTCGGCCAGCAAAAACACCAACTGCCCCGCGAGCTGAGCGGCGCCGAGCAAGCGGCGCTCGTGGCGTTTCTCCGCAGCTTGTAA
- a CDS encoding DUF1697 domain-containing protein — MPSYLAFFRGINVGGDNKLPMKELTAILESLGCTRVQTYIQSGNAAFDSKSRSRAKLASEITAAIEAEKGFAPLVVLLEQKQLETIVAANPFPEAEADHKTLHFFFLTAKAKQPDLTALEKLKAADESFLLKEEVLYLHAPSGIGRSKLVATVDRHLGVATTARNWRTVSKMLELCGD, encoded by the coding sequence ATGCCCAGCTACCTCGCCTTCTTCCGCGGCATCAACGTCGGCGGCGACAACAAGCTGCCGATGAAAGAGCTGACCGCGATTCTCGAGTCGCTTGGCTGCACGAGAGTCCAAACCTACATCCAAAGCGGCAACGCGGCGTTCGACAGCAAGAGCCGCAGCCGCGCCAAACTGGCGAGCGAAATCACCGCCGCAATCGAAGCGGAAAAGGGGTTCGCTCCGCTGGTAGTGTTGCTCGAGCAAAAGCAGCTAGAAACGATCGTCGCCGCCAATCCCTTCCCTGAAGCGGAAGCCGATCACAAGACGCTCCACTTCTTCTTTCTGACCGCCAAAGCAAAACAGCCTGACCTGACGGCGCTAGAAAAGCTGAAAGCGGCGGATGAGTCGTTCTTGCTGAAAGAAGAAGTGCTCTATCTGCATGCGCCGAGCGGCATAGGTCGCTCGAAGCTGGTGGCGACGGTCGATCGTCATCTGGGCGTAGCGACGACGGCGCGGAACTGGCGGACGGTGAGCAAGATGCTGGAGCTCTGCGGAGATTAG
- a CDS encoding macro domain-containing protein — protein MPFKGIIHVAGINMFWRSSEYSIRTSVDSALTIATTENFGSIAFP, from the coding sequence TTGCCGTTCAAGGGCATCATTCATGTCGCCGGCATTAACATGTTTTGGCGGTCGTCGGAATATTCGATTCGCACTTCGGTCGACAGCGCGCTGACGATCGCCACCACGGAAAACTTCGGTTCGATTGCGTTTCCCTAA